The region aacaaaaagttgagtgatattttttgtatctttttggtggttttgctggagctaacgagcctggcaaatattgccacttgacaacttgtaaaTATGGCACATACTTGAAGGACTAGACCAGCAAGGGCTTCTGActggttgttaaataaagaagctgattggaggataccaattggccaatggcgtaaaggatgtttcgatcctgtttaggtgtgaagatgacacacattcgttccattgtgtaattagtgggaaaatatgcttgcggaacttggttgtagtaatttcgaaaattgaaaatcactcgagcggtttaagagtgatgtagtttttttctgaagagtttaggagttccgtaaagcagtgagagttgatcaagagtgacgttggataaagatccgttGACGAGCACTTACGCGGGCAAGTAGGATCTAACTTCGAGGAGCGTtacgttcaagtgtttaaataaagtctacgagtcctcagcttctacgttcgctataagtgatcaactgaaaggttcggaagtgaaaacgaaggagcggttagtgaatgatcaggggctagttttgttcctcagttgagttgtggtaagagatgcgtgaacgcaggctgagcgtgttgctagcagaacatcatatgtaaatttccttctggtttgagaacaaaccttttaaaagttcttctttgtttacaagtttttttatgattgcggcgtgattaaaggaagttttgcgcggactaaaacgtccttgagtgatttttccttcctgtaagatacaatcggtggctgtttaaagatatcgaaatccatatggcggacaacaaatcatattgttcctactttcccgccgccgcagcaagattttttcaaaacgaaagtctcaagcataacatttttaaactgcccttaagtcagaagtcttttatgtgttttcagaaaagatagccaccgcaaatttttatttgtattgagcccaagtagtttagacctcgtaaacatcatctcctctacatgtcttgactcttcaaacaatgaaagtagccggcgaaacctgacagagaagccggcaaacttcgccggctgccggctctTATATACAACCCTGTTTGATTGCAGCCCTTTGCTTTTTCAAAGTGAGATCTATAATATTCAATTTGCATAAGAAGCCAAACATTTCATTTAAATGCTGAGACACACTAGCTAGACTAGACAAGTCACTCCgcgtgtactacttgcaaaaccaGGCGCTGCGATACGATgctgcaggtcacaggtcacaggtcacaggtcacaggtcattgtcttaccaatacagagagtatcctaaacattcataaaagctaaggttagcttttatgaatgtttaggatactttcttaCGTCTAATTCCTAAGGTTAGctgttatgaatgtttaggatactttctgtattggtattaacccattgacccctgggattGAGACTTAAGCCAAGCCATGTACTGTGCCAATTAGCACAAAGAGGCTTCACATCTTTCACCTCTGTAGATGCTGGCAtgtcacatgtacatgtagtttgaactttggtttcatcaactggcagtgtaaaatgcagactgcagaccaggggtaaaatgcagactgaggttatataaacataactgttgaaaaagcccaaaccccttagaaattcTAACCTTAAACCttaaattaggcctaaaacaatatttaggcttaactgttagcatttctaatgggtttgggcattttcaacagttaaattataacctcagtcttcATTGCAAAAATGCTATGTAAATAGGAcacgtatgtttgtcctatcaattcaatcgcgacattactactactactattttatccccggtctgcagtctgcgttttacactgaccgttcATCAACTTTCACACCATGCTTTGTGATTCTATGCCATCAGCAAATTCTAGGATCAGTGCATGAGATTTGCAAAATTTGTCACCTGCACTTTTACAAAGCCTCCTTAACTAGCTAGTTTTCCATCACCAGGAAAACAGAAATACAAGAGGTTTGGCTTAGTATTTTATAGACCTTAACAGCACAGTACTTACTGTTTTTAAAGTGAGTGAACAATTTCCAATAATTCTGATCAATGATTTTTGAGCAGCTGTAAGTTTGactttttaaaaggaaaattaagtTATGTGTTCACATTTTGCAATGATGAAAAGAGGTTGTTGAAAGGTCATGTCACATTTTTAGCATTAACTTTccatttatttttcaaaatgtatcTTTATCTCTCTGACTCTCTAGACTATTACATGTAGGTCAGCTGGCCCTCACTTTAACATGCCAACTGGGTACCAATCTTGCACAcccaaacaataataataataactattggGCTCTTTGGATATCAATTAGCCTTTGTTAAATCTTTGACCTCGAATATTgaatttctagctttctgattggacaACAcatgctcatggaataattattattactttaaaATGGTTTTGAGGTCTGCAGTTTCAGAATTTTGTGTTTATCAATAATGTGTTACCTTTGTATTTACATAGGAACTGGCTGTACTTTCAATGTAAAAAAATCCATTTCTGTTCAAGTCCACAATGGTTTCAATCTTTGCAGCTTCTTTGTCAGTAGTCATCTATGGTATTGTTGCTGCATTTCCTATTTCCTTCCTGGTGTGCGTACTGATTTTGTGGAATTGGCACCTGCAGTATGACCACATTCCTGGACCTAAACGGACAAGTTTTTTCTTCGGTAACATTTCAGATCTTTATGGAACAAAAAGACATCTTTGGTGTGATGTAAAACTTCGCCATGCTCTGGTTTATGGACCTATCTTTGTTTGGTGGTATTATTACATTCCTGTTATTGTCATATCAAGCCCTGAACTGATGAAACATGGACTGGTAACCTTGAATCTTCCTAAAGCACCTGACTCTTATGACCAGTTAGCATATTTGTTTGGTAGATACAGATTCCTTGGCTCTGGCCTAGTCACTCAAATAAACCACCAGAGGTGGAAGCGGGAAAGAATCTTGATAAATCCAGCATTTCATcatgcatatttaaaaaatctTGTACCAAAATTCAATTCCATTGCCGATACTCTGGTTGCCAAGTTAATGAAGGTTGCTGATGGAGAAACAGTCATAAATATGGCTGAGGAATTTCAAAAAGCCACTCTGGATGTCATTGCAAAGGTAACTCAGGATGAAATTCAGTATACTGTAGCCATTgcacaaaataatgaaaagtaaggtttaaagtaataaaagtaacgtaactttatttaacatcGAAAGCGTAGGGAGTGGTTGCTCAGTCTCCCGAACCAAGCTCAGGGTTCATGTATGAAATGCTCAGCAAATCAAAGCAAGCAAATCAAATGTcagatgttggtttttgaggagaggggaaaactggagtacctgagaaaaacctctcaaagcagagaagagaaccaacaaactcagcccacatatagCATCTAGTATGGGAATTGAACCTCAGGCCCACATTGGtgtattaaattaattaaatatgcTCCTTCAAACAGCCCCTCAATAGTCCAGTTTCAAGTTCTGCATTAGCGCTGTCAGCTGAATAAAAACGCTGAGGACGCATTTTTGCAGGGTAATAGCCTCCACcttatgtgaataaattaattactcACAAATTCGCGAAAATGCGTCCTAGGTGTTTATTTAGCGGTCATGGAAAACTTGaaactggagtattgaaaaTAGCTATGTATAGAACGATGATTAGCTACTATCTTTTTAACCATTTCACCCCTGAATTGGCCCCTATTGAATGAGTAAAATCTACAATATAGTATCACTGACTTAGGAAGGAAAAGGTTAAGATTTTTGTGGGGGGTTTTATTTTATCTGGTACTTTGCAAGCAGTCTCCTtcaatcttcctagataagttaGGAAGTGGAAGAAGACAGTCTCTGCCAGCTGCCTcaacattctttgatttgcagctcatccaaagaaatggatgagtcagtccagaaATTAAACCTATaaaattttcagtaaaaaaaatggaatggcAATTTAAAATTATGAACTACCTTGAatttccaaggaaatgattccttggttgttgTATGTTTTCTAGAGTTGTTtgaaaatatcccgactgtttgtttttgttttgtggtcactggtcacgcgtgactgacactGACACAAAATGTTGTGGCactggcagagtcttcttcctcttcctgaCTCATCTCTAGAGGAAGATCAAAGAGACTCTGTTCACAGCCTGAAGGTAAATTATTTGGTGAATTGCAGCCTAATTCTTAACATTataaactgaattttaatgttaTCGACTACACATGTTGCCCTCCATCTGTTTTGCAAATGAATTTTCagatttcatttgaattttgcaGGATATGTCATTCAAATTTGTCTCCAATTTGATGTGATAACCAAAGCATGAAAAAGTCCTGATGGtggttataataattattcttagaCGTATAATTGAGGttctgccagggtaaattccgacaagtgACGTGGCttaaaaagtagcgacagcacttaaAGTGAAAATCTCAACAAACACaacctttgtttaaatttccaacAGCAACGGTCACAGCAACATGAAACATTGACGAAACACCGACACaagaccttttaaaattcagacaagcaaCACCGGACCCCCTTGGCAGGGTCTCATAATTACATTgatgatttttgaaaaatctaTGTGCTGATTGGctgcatttgaatttttaatgcATGCTTTAAACTGGGTGCAAGccattttgtcgaggtgacagacaaaattattataataattgaaCCTAAAAGTATGTAATTACTAAAACAGTAATAATTGTTATTCATGTCAGGCTCTGTAAATCTGTGAACAAAGATTAACCACGACTTTTTTTCACCAAGAGTCACCTCGCCTTTGGCAAAGAATTGTTAAAGATTGACATGATTTAAGAGCGATACTGTCTCCAATGCCAGAGGATTTTCCTAGCCAGTGGTGGCCACTACAGGGGTAATCAAGGTCCTCAAAAACTACATTCCTTTTAAGGAATGGTATTCAAAATTTTGAcgttaatgatgatgatgatgatgatgatgatgtgataaccattttttttatttaggtTGCATTAAGCATGGATTTGAAGTGTATAGATGATGGTAACAGTGAGATTTCTGATTCCCTTGTAAATTGTTGTGAGGCATATGAACAGAGCTATGCTGACTACTTTCTGTGCCTTCCATTCTACAAGTCGTCGTATAAGAAAAACATTCAACATTCCCTCTCTTCTCTGCGAAAATTTGCTAAAGACTGTATATATGATCGAATTGAGGCCATGAAGACATGTCAGCAACTTCCGGATGATATAATGGGGATCATTTTGCAAAGCTGTGTGTCAGATGTTTCCATAGAGCATCTTGTGGATGAAATTCTCACTTTTATGTTTGGAGGTAAAAGATGCTTCAGTCAACCCATTCACTCTTCTGGCACCCCAGTATGctcccagttgacaagtaaaatcgtctggcgttagacagagtaaaatctgtgacgtctcactcccaggggtcaatgggttaagggagGGGACATAGATGGAGTTTTTGActaggttaacccattcatgcaCTCCTCAAGCACCCTAGGATGccaccagttgatgagtaaaatctgttaagtctcactcccaggggtcaatgggttaagggagGGGACATAGATGGAGTTTTTGAttaggttaacccattcatgcaCTCCTCAAGCACCCTAGGATGccaccagttgatgagtaaaatcgtctggtgttagacagagtaaaatctgttaagtctcacttccagggGTCAATGAGTTAAGGGAGGGGACATAGATGGAGTTTTTGActaggttaacccattcatgcaCTCCTCAAGCACCCTAGGATGccaccagttgatgagtaaatcgtctggtgttagacagagtaaaatctgtgacgtctcactcccaggggtcaatgggttaagggagGGGATATAGATGGAGTTTTTGActaggttaacccattcatgcaCTCCTCAAGCACCCTAGGATGccaccagttgatgagtaaaatcgtctggtgttagacagagtaaaatctgttaagtctcactcccaggggtcaatgggttaagggagGAGACATAGATGCAGGTTTTGActaggttaacccattcatgcactcctcaaacaccctagaatgccaccagttgatgagtaaaatcatctggtgttagacagagtaaaatctgttaagtctcacttccagggGTCAATGAGTTAAGGGAGGGGACATAGATGGAGTTTTTGActaggttaacccattcatgcaCTCCTCAAGCACCCTAGGATGccaccagttgatgagtaaatcgtctggtgttagacagagtaaaatctgtgacgtctcactcccaggggtcaatgggttaagggagGGGATATAGATGGAGTTTTTGActaggttaacccattcatgcaCTCCTCAAGCACCCTAGGATGccaccagttgatgagtaaaatcgtctggtgttagacagagtaaaatctgtgacgtctcactcccaggggtcaatgggttaagggagGGGACATAGATGGAGTTTTTGAttaggttaacccattcatgcaCTCCTCAAGCACCCTAGGATGccaccagttgatgagtaaaatcgtctggtgttagacagagtaaaatctgtgacgtctcactcccaggggtcaatgggttaagggagGGGACATAGATGGAGTTTTTGAttaggttaacccattcatgcaCTCCTCAAGCACCCTAGAATGccaccagttgatgagtaaaatcatctggtgttagacagagtaaaatctgttaagtctcactcccaggggtcaatgggttaagggagGAGACATAGATGCAGGTTTTGActaggttaacccattcatgcactcctcaaacaccctagaatgccaccagttgatgagtaaaattgtctggtgttagacagagtaaaatctgttaagtctcactcccaggggtcaatgggttaagggagGGGACATAGATGGAGTTTTTGACTAGGTTTACCCATTCATGCACTCCTCAAGCACCCTAGGATGCcaccagttgacgagtaaaatcatctggtgttagacagagtaaaatctgttaagtctcactcccaggggtcaatgagtTAAGGGAGGGGACATACATGGAGTTTTTGActaggttaacccattcatgcaCTCCTCAAGCACCCTAGGACCCCCCCCCAGTTCACAagaaaaatcgtctggcgttagacagagtaaaatctgttacatGTATGTCTCATTCCTAGGGATTAATGGCGGTTAAGAagttcacttatgtccagaaatgcatagATACAGTAATGTTACTGTATtagattttgacatccaacacaaagtgcccctttaagtctaagcctcTGCTCCgcatttccaacaataaggtaagggtaaaagaataagcattgtttttagctTCGgttaaatgcagctgtttatcgtAACTTGAGGCGCAGCATTTGGGGGGCACTTTGTGACATTATTtgtctttattattccactataacgccattttaccatatttggtcaagagaacgcgcaaaatatgagacggtaatacactgtagtgtcccgatTTGACCGGCTTAGAGCCGAGCAAATATGGACGGAACGGGAggaattgttttcaacacaatacaaagcctgagaatttagcttgtcttcgcttgtcacttgtcatttcatttatacaatcaaataaaggacatttggctggctttctctGCTGCTTACATCTTTCacaagcgccctgaaggacagacagatgatacatttttttagaaagactctttccaaataaaattgaagcaaaataacacctttttgtagtggaataataaaaattaatatacaTTCTCTTATTCGtcggtttaacatataatactcgcggacattttgctaaTTGCTTGTATTTTATATGCAACTCACAAAATATCTGCGTGTATTGTATGTTAAACCATTAttgaataagatgtatgtatttTGAAACAGTGGGGAAAAGAAGGACTCTTCTTGATGCGGTTAGGGTTAGCAGAGAACCTAAttagaaaaacctctcagagcagagaagaaaactaacaaactcaacccacagaGGGAGTCGAATTCAGGAATCAATCCCAGACCATAATAGGGGTGACAAATGGTAAAATCCGATACTCGCCGAGATGCCAGAGACCCTTGTTTGTGAATCTGAAGTTTGCAAGTGCCAAGATTTTGGAGGTACCATTGGCCAATCTATAGTCTGTTTGCAGGCCATGATCATCAAGTAGTTTTACCTTCCAATTCCAACCCGTCAAAATTTCATCATTGCTTAGAGAACAAAAAATCTTTAAAAGTTAACAAATTAAGGGCGCAGGGCTGGATAACATCTCTCCCCGCCACTTATATTTTCAACCTATCGTTGACAAAGGGCATCTTtactcaagatcttaaagtagCCAACCCTCTTTTAAAATCAGGGGCAACGGATCAAGTTGAAAATTACCGTCCGATATCCGTGCTGCCAATTGTGGCAAAGATATTTGGAAAAGAAGTTCACAATCAGTTCTATAAATACTTGATAGACAACAATCTTCTACGCTTCTCTCAGCACGGTTTCCGCAAGAAAAGATCAACACAAGCGGCCTTGATAAAAGTCGTTGATGAGTGGTTGTCCAACGTTGACAATGGTCAAGTTACAGCAGCTATATTTCTTGATCTTGCAAATGCCTTCGATACAGTAAAGCATAGTATCCTGGTGAGAAAACTCCAAGCTCTTGGAGTCACTGGACTTGATTTAGACTGGTTTATTTCATATCTCGACAATCGACAACAGCAATTATTTTTCAACGGTTTGCTCTCGTCCACCAAACACATCTTATCAGGGGTTCCCCAAGGCTCGGCCCTGGGGCCTCTACTTTTCTTGGTCTACATAAATGCATGACCTCCCTTGTTGTATCTCTCACTCCACTGTTAACATGTTTGCTGACAACACTGCCTTGTA is a window of Montipora foliosa isolate CH-2021 chromosome 5, ASM3666993v2, whole genome shotgun sequence DNA encoding:
- the LOC138004310 gene encoding cholesterol 24-hydroxylase-like, with the translated sequence MVSIFAASLSVVIYGIVAAFPISFLVCVLILWNWHLQYDHIPGPKRTSFFFGNISDLYGTKRHLWCDVKLRHALVYGPIFVWWYYYIPVIVISSPELMKHGLVTLNLPKAPDSYDQLAYLFGRYRFLGSGLVTQINHQRWKRERILINPAFHHAYLKNLVPKFNSIADTLVAKLMKVADGETVINMAEEFQKATLDVIAKVALSMDLKCIDDGNSEISDSLVNCCEAYEQSYADYFLCLPFYKSSYKKNIQHSLSSLRKFAKDCIYDRIEAMKTCQQLPDDIMGIILQSCVSDVSIEHLVDEILTFMFGGQDTTSNQLSFALFETLVNRDIEDRIVEEIDDVLGDKQIVDYSDTGKLEYVGQTLKESLRKHPPVAGTMRITAKPEKFGQFQIPKGTKIFFSFYVNHHLPAYWEDPDIFNPDRFLASEGGNKISNFVYLPFSCGSRICIGKVFSRISSTIFMSRLLQKFKFTLVPGQTLEKVEKITVRPKDGVFCTIQKRAKEDFKSEIQH